The following proteins come from a genomic window of Yinghuangia sp. ASG 101:
- the hisN gene encoding histidinol-phosphatase, with protein sequence MPGYDDDLRLAHVLADAADATTLDRFKSLDLQIETKPDMTPVSDADKAAEELIRTQLGRVRPRDAVLGEEYGSTGHGPRRWVVDPIDGTKNFVRGVPVWATLIALMDGDDVVVGLASAPALGRRWWASRGAGAFTGRSLTQASRMHVSQVAEIEDASFAYSSLGGWEDRGALDGMLDLTRAVWRSRAYGDFWSYMLVAEGAVDICAEPEVNLWDLAALSVIVTEAGGRFTSLDGVPGPAGGHAAASNGLLHEDLLGYLNQRG encoded by the coding sequence ATGCCCGGCTACGACGACGACCTGCGCCTCGCCCACGTCCTCGCGGACGCCGCCGACGCGACCACGCTCGACCGGTTCAAGTCGCTCGATCTCCAGATCGAGACAAAGCCCGACATGACGCCGGTGAGCGATGCCGACAAGGCGGCGGAGGAGCTGATCCGCACGCAACTGGGCCGCGTGCGGCCGAGGGACGCCGTGCTGGGCGAGGAGTACGGCTCGACGGGCCACGGGCCGCGCCGCTGGGTCGTCGACCCGATCGACGGCACGAAGAACTTCGTGCGCGGCGTCCCCGTGTGGGCGACGCTGATCGCGCTCATGGACGGCGACGACGTCGTGGTGGGCCTCGCGTCGGCCCCCGCGCTCGGGCGTCGCTGGTGGGCGTCGCGAGGCGCGGGCGCGTTCACCGGGCGGAGCCTGACGCAGGCGTCGCGCATGCACGTCTCGCAGGTCGCCGAGATCGAGGACGCGTCGTTCGCGTACTCCAGTCTCGGCGGCTGGGAGGACCGCGGCGCCCTCGACGGCATGCTGGACCTCACGCGCGCGGTGTGGCGGAGCCGGGCGTACGGCGACTTCTGGTCGTACATGCTGGTGGCCGAGGGCGCGGTGGACATCTGCGCGGAGCCCGAGGTGAACCTGTGGGACCTCGCGGCGCTCTCGGTGATCGTGACGGAGGCCGGGGGCAGGTTCACGTCGCTCGACGGGGTGCCGGGGCCGGCCGGTGGGCACGCGGCGGCGTCGAACGGGCTGCTGCACGAGGATCTGCTCGGGTATCTGAACCAGCGCGGCTGA
- a CDS encoding DUF4097 family beta strand repeat-containing protein has product MSSPMRVTLFTLGGALLVTGIGTAGYTGLVALSSHDVKASTEFDLPGNTLWITSDGGSVRLVRGEETGKTSVDRTTTESIHGANPKWEMTDGRLRLDTNCPGFMSVMCEGKYTVTVPRNVTTVTVRNDNGAVRAEGLTMDRFDLRSNNGSINVRDSVGELKLQSDNGSISVNTSWADVIDAKSDNGSVKMTLQNEPQSVRAESDNGSVRVTVPESGTKYNVDAHTDNGSRNVQSNLHDPYSLRTLTLLSDNGSVKAQYGAYPPAPLPEPRP; this is encoded by the coding sequence ATGTCCTCGCCGATGCGCGTCACCCTCTTCACGCTCGGCGGTGCGCTGCTGGTCACGGGCATCGGCACCGCGGGCTACACCGGCCTGGTGGCGCTGTCGTCCCATGATGTGAAGGCGTCCACGGAGTTCGACCTGCCGGGCAACACCCTGTGGATCACCAGCGACGGCGGCAGCGTCCGCCTGGTGCGCGGCGAGGAGACCGGCAAGACGTCGGTGGACCGCACCACGACCGAGAGCATCCACGGCGCCAATCCCAAATGGGAGATGACGGACGGACGGCTGCGGCTCGACACCAATTGCCCGGGCTTCATGAGCGTCATGTGCGAGGGCAAGTACACCGTCACCGTGCCGCGCAACGTCACGACGGTGACGGTACGCAACGACAACGGGGCGGTCCGCGCCGAAGGGCTCACCATGGACCGGTTCGATCTGCGCAGCAACAACGGCTCGATCAACGTGCGCGATTCGGTCGGCGAGCTGAAGTTGCAGAGCGACAACGGGTCGATCTCCGTCAACACGTCGTGGGCCGACGTGATCGACGCCAAGTCGGACAACGGCAGCGTCAAGATGACCCTGCAGAACGAACCGCAGAGCGTGCGGGCCGAGTCGGACAACGGCAGCGTGCGGGTGACCGTGCCGGAGTCGGGGACGAAGTACAACGTCGACGCGCACACCGACAACGGGTCCAGGAACGTCCAGTCCAACCTGCACGACCCGTACTCCCTGCGCACGTTGACGCTGCTGTCCGACAACGGCTCCGTGAAGGCGCAGTACGGCGCCTACCCGCCCGCGCCGCTTCCCGAGCCCCGGCCGTGA
- a CDS encoding CBS domain-containing protein — translation MLVRDGMSTIILTIGPTHTLRTAARRMAARHIGAAVVIDPDTSGIGILTERDILISLGSGQDPDREIAGDHLTSNVVFAAPQWTLSDAAAAMTRGNFRHLVVVDGDDVVGIISVRDIVRCALRQREREPATVLVG, via the coding sequence ATGCTCGTTCGCGACGGCATGAGCACGATCATCCTGACCATCGGCCCGACCCACACACTCCGCACCGCCGCCCGGCGGATGGCGGCGCGGCACATCGGTGCCGCCGTCGTCATCGACCCCGACACCAGCGGGATCGGCATTCTGACCGAGCGCGACATCCTCATCTCCCTCGGCTCCGGCCAGGACCCCGACCGGGAGATCGCCGGGGACCACCTGACCTCGAACGTCGTCTTCGCGGCACCGCAGTGGACGCTGTCCGACGCCGCCGCCGCGATGACGCGCGGCAACTTCCGGCACCTGGTCGTCGTCGACGGCGACGACGTCGTCGGGATCATCTCGGTGCGCGACATCGTCCGGTGCGCGCTCCGGCAACGCGAGAGGGAACCGGCCACCGTCCTCGTGGGATGA